The following are encoded in a window of Maridesulfovibrio ferrireducens genomic DNA:
- a CDS encoding PACE efflux transporter: MRNTADRIRHTLLFEIIGISACVPLASWILDKGIAQLGTMSLAISFTAMCLNFIFNLSFDKALIKLGRPVNVRPAWMRIFHATLFEVTLLALTLPGVAWWLEMTMWDAFVTDLGFALFFLVYAFFFNWTYDVVFPMPVTLVPATAENS, translated from the coding sequence ATGCGAAACACAGCTGATAGAATTAGACATACGTTACTTTTTGAAATAATTGGCATTTCTGCTTGCGTTCCTCTTGCATCGTGGATTCTTGATAAAGGTATTGCGCAGTTGGGAACAATGAGTTTAGCGATTTCATTTACCGCAATGTGTCTGAATTTTATCTTTAATTTGTCATTTGATAAAGCGTTGATCAAGCTTGGAAGGCCGGTAAATGTCAGGCCGGCATGGATGAGAATATTTCATGCTACGTTGTTTGAGGTTACCTTGCTTGCCCTCACTCTTCCCGGCGTTGCATGGTGGCTGGAGATGACTATGTGGGATGCGTTTGTTACGGATTTGGGCTTTGCTTTATTCTTTTTGGTTTATGCCTTTTTCTTTAACTGGACGTACGATGTTGTGTTTCCAATGCCGGTAACTCTTGTTCCTGCTACGGCTGAAAATAGTTAA
- a CDS encoding methyltransferase domain-containing protein, which translates to MNKPIILIQAASRAWSGAPDWCMNEIDGRPVVALTVESALNQFPDAEIHIVAPAFDKGGRLDDLPSMFPTHKIKVFYGFDDSPLERMINALQHVPDETLFMRVDGLHFGWLPEHAAEMLKIAEQNNLDCIKMEDDFPIQLTADIYRLSGLKKVVSMLKNLPEAGVFKVHPKFFMFSNSADFKCERFKSYSPVSDEWLKKCRKIAHGVYVEGRMQVSNKSIKTGDQLRFHYELALDFINPKMTVLDCACGPGYGAKMLAEKAAHVIAADLDETTVSNAAAETTQENLTFKIGDATAFDCADQTFDAITSFETVEHVDPAPYFKEMFRILKPGRRLILSTPQNSLGHIPVNSQHLREFSLEEITNLCSEHFEIEKIIGIKQGRVVFPHDHKGQNTFMVCKKPE; encoded by the coding sequence ATGAATAAACCGATCATTCTGATACAGGCAGCATCCCGTGCATGGAGCGGTGCGCCGGACTGGTGCATGAATGAAATAGATGGTCGCCCTGTTGTTGCCCTGACAGTTGAAAGCGCACTCAATCAATTTCCCGACGCTGAAATTCATATAGTTGCACCAGCTTTTGATAAAGGGGGACGGCTTGACGACCTGCCTTCAATGTTTCCTACACACAAAATTAAAGTTTTTTACGGCTTTGATGACAGCCCCTTGGAACGCATGATCAATGCTCTTCAACATGTTCCTGACGAGACATTATTCATGAGAGTTGATGGACTTCACTTCGGATGGCTTCCTGAACATGCGGCTGAAATGCTGAAAATTGCGGAGCAGAATAATCTGGACTGCATAAAAATGGAGGATGATTTTCCCATCCAGCTTACCGCGGACATATACAGGCTGAGCGGGTTAAAAAAAGTTGTATCCATGCTCAAAAATTTACCGGAAGCAGGAGTCTTCAAAGTTCATCCAAAATTTTTCATGTTCAGCAACAGCGCAGATTTCAAGTGCGAACGATTCAAATCATACTCCCCTGTCAGCGATGAATGGCTTAAAAAATGCCGAAAAATTGCGCATGGTGTTTATGTTGAAGGAAGAATGCAGGTCAGCAATAAAAGCATAAAAACCGGCGACCAGCTCAGGTTTCATTATGAACTGGCTCTTGACTTCATCAATCCGAAAATGACCGTTCTCGACTGTGCCTGCGGGCCGGGTTACGGAGCAAAAATGCTTGCTGAAAAAGCTGCGCATGTTATTGCTGCCGACCTTGATGAAACAACTGTCAGCAACGCGGCCGCCGAAACAACACAGGAGAACCTGACCTTTAAAATTGGTGATGCTACCGCCTTTGATTGTGCGGATCAAACCTTTGATGCAATCACCAGTTTTGAAACAGTTGAACATGTTGATCCGGCCCCTTACTTCAAGGAAATGTTCAGAATTCTTAAACCCGGCAGACGGCTGATTTTGAGCACTCCTCAAAACAGTCTGGGACATATTCCAGTGAACTCCCAGCACCTGAGAGAGTTTTCACTCGAAGAAATTACAAATCTCTGTTCGGAACATTTCGAAATAGAAAAGATTATAGGCATAAAACAGGGAAGAGTCGTGTTCCCTCACGATCACAAGGGACAGAACACTTTTATGGTCTGTAAAAAACCGGAATAA
- a CDS encoding TIGR04372 family glycosyltransferase has translation MKKKRLLIIGTAKQSYIKDYLAKVDYNTTEVHLLVPERDRETYSLPNISYFKGNFHPLFLPLLKTMLFFKPDEAVIVCGMTYDHDNVVKAVSFYSCFKSLKVKISVRNIDVPADANLRPSPAKEIAKWAGLGTIALLIKAVSFFKKIRVGEIYSTRLGHLTLECEIYLSETDLGRHDGYLDLFYFKDDKVANKTIASLYARKMKIHRFNKHLLDAIRRFNMAEQHELLLNTRIIAFSRDFECMLQQADRHIAFTEAQVIKGSETLKSMGVDPTLPHVCLLGRDSVFLQGAIPVFNDGDMQRPRNMDIDTFKSGTEELLKHDYNVLRMGSVVKAPLQIDHPNFIDYATSGIRSDFMDIYLTSKCSFFVGIQSGLQHVASAFRIPCLRVNVARLEMIEYCYPEDLILFKLLWSKREKRILKVSEQLESGISRWPIEKFINSDIEVIDNTGDELREAMLEMHQRINGTWKTSPEDIELQNKYRSFFKVSELNSRFDTPVSSYFLRKHAAELF, from the coding sequence ATGAAAAAAAAACGTTTGCTTATTATAGGTACAGCTAAACAAAGCTATATCAAAGACTATCTAGCAAAGGTTGACTACAACACTACGGAAGTCCACCTTCTTGTCCCCGAACGGGACAGGGAAACCTACAGCCTGCCCAATATAAGTTATTTCAAAGGTAATTTTCACCCACTTTTTCTGCCACTCTTAAAAACGATGCTTTTTTTCAAACCTGATGAAGCCGTCATTGTCTGCGGCATGACTTATGACCATGACAATGTGGTCAAAGCTGTCAGTTTCTATTCATGCTTTAAAAGTCTTAAAGTTAAAATTTCAGTCAGGAATATTGATGTACCAGCCGATGCAAACCTGCGCCCCTCACCTGCAAAAGAAATAGCTAAGTGGGCTGGGTTAGGGACAATCGCCCTGTTGATTAAAGCTGTAAGCTTTTTTAAAAAAATCAGAGTCGGTGAAATATATTCAACCCGTCTTGGGCACTTGACTCTGGAATGTGAAATTTATCTATCTGAGACAGATCTAGGCAGGCATGATGGTTACTTAGACCTCTTTTATTTTAAAGATGACAAAGTCGCCAACAAGACAATTGCCTCACTTTATGCCCGGAAAATGAAAATTCACAGATTCAATAAACATCTGCTCGACGCAATCCGCCGTTTCAATATGGCCGAGCAACACGAACTCCTTTTGAATACCCGTATTATTGCGTTTTCCCGCGATTTCGAGTGCATGCTGCAGCAGGCTGACCGTCATATAGCTTTTACCGAAGCTCAGGTAATCAAGGGGAGTGAAACGCTGAAATCAATGGGTGTTGATCCGACTCTCCCGCATGTATGTTTGCTGGGGCGCGATTCCGTATTTCTTCAAGGGGCTATTCCTGTCTTTAATGATGGCGATATGCAACGGCCTAGAAATATGGACATAGACACTTTTAAGTCAGGAACGGAAGAACTGCTCAAACATGATTACAATGTCTTGAGGATGGGAAGTGTTGTCAAAGCTCCGCTCCAAATTGATCACCCGAACTTTATAGACTACGCCACAAGCGGAATTCGTTCTGATTTCATGGACATTTATCTCACCTCTAAATGTTCGTTCTTTGTGGGGATTCAAAGCGGCTTACAACATGTCGCCAGCGCTTTCAGAATTCCCTGCCTGAGAGTTAACGTTGCCCGTCTCGAAATGATTGAATATTGCTACCCTGAAGATTTAATTCTTTTTAAATTGCTCTGGTCCAAACGCGAAAAAAGGATTCTCAAAGTTTCGGAACAATTGGAATCAGGAATCAGCCGCTGGCCGATTGAAAAGTTCATAAACTCCGACATTGAGGTTATAGACAACACAGGGGATGAACTTCGCGAGGCAATGCTTGAAATGCACCAGAGAATTAACGGTACATGGAAAACCTCTCCCGAAGATATTGAACTACAGAACAAATATAGATCGTTTTTCAAAGTTTCTGAATTGAACAGTCGCTTTGACACTCCTGTCAGCTCATACTTTTTGCGTAAACATGCAGCAGAACTCTTTTAA
- a CDS encoding PseG/SpsG family protein, translated as MRKPLKILLFCEGSLERGFGHVGRCLALATELRDEHESKCIFVFRGNEAARNKICNAGFEVIEVSDFNSYKFTDEAAVVLDLLISLEEAFFANASAKNILICTIDDPTPNRLKSELAFYPPVPQVQELDWDNFSGELFCGWQYIPLRKEFTAIAGIESHKEESSIPKLLITAGGSDPAELTAKILQSLSSVKEPWHAKVIIGPMFKNLDRIKKIAVKLGDRVELISNVQNIARLMVQSDATVASFGITAYELATCRTPQLLLNLTDNHVRSASALHDTGAAISLGRYDLVTDQELIESLQKFISDAKLRAEMVSNAEKLDIGHGASNIATAIIKRLESRNIGDEK; from the coding sequence ATGCGTAAACCGCTCAAAATACTTTTATTCTGCGAAGGTTCCCTCGAAAGAGGATTCGGACATGTAGGAAGATGTCTGGCCCTTGCCACTGAGCTTAGAGATGAACACGAAAGCAAGTGTATTTTCGTATTCAGAGGCAATGAAGCCGCCCGGAACAAAATATGTAATGCTGGATTTGAGGTCATAGAAGTCTCGGATTTCAACTCGTATAAATTTACAGACGAAGCCGCCGTTGTTCTCGACCTGCTCATTTCTTTAGAAGAAGCTTTCTTCGCGAACGCATCTGCTAAAAATATACTCATATGCACTATTGATGACCCCACACCGAATCGGTTAAAAAGCGAGTTGGCTTTTTATCCTCCTGTCCCGCAAGTTCAAGAACTGGACTGGGATAACTTTTCAGGTGAACTTTTTTGTGGCTGGCAATACATCCCCTTACGTAAAGAATTTACAGCTATTGCCGGAATAGAATCACATAAGGAAGAATCTTCCATACCCAAACTTCTTATAACGGCAGGCGGAAGCGATCCGGCAGAACTGACCGCAAAAATATTACAAAGTTTATCCTCCGTAAAAGAACCTTGGCATGCAAAAGTCATCATCGGTCCCATGTTCAAAAATCTGGACAGAATCAAAAAGATAGCGGTAAAGCTTGGCGACAGGGTTGAACTTATTAGCAATGTTCAAAATATTGCCCGGCTTATGGTCCAAAGTGACGCGACTGTGGCCTCATTCGGCATAACAGCTTATGAACTGGCTACCTGCCGCACTCCGCAATTGCTATTAAACCTGACTGACAACCACGTCCGCTCGGCATCAGCATTGCATGACACTGGTGCAGCTATATCACTCGGCAGATATGACCTTGTGACAGATCAAGAACTTATAGAAAGCCTTCAAAAATTTATTTCCGATGCGAAACTACGGGCGGAAATGGTTTCTAATGCCGAAAAATTAGACATAGGACACGGAGCCTCAAACATTGCAACAGCCATAATCAAGCGGCTGGAATCCAGAAACATTGGTGATGAAAAGTGA
- a CDS encoding class I SAM-dependent methyltransferase: MSDKKSWKEHEGTVLHSVEDFDVIDCELCGFKHIIPIPDEDELREIYKHDYHVKDKPLMLEHQLEDREWLDSINDARLATLEKISNGTGSFLDIGSGNGFLLGQAKKRGWTVKGIEPSDKAAQYSCSQGLDVECAVFDQECADRLDQFDVVHLGDVLEHVPYPRAILNLCNQVLRPGGLIAIGVPNEYTPVQKILSEDMSTRPWWVNPPHHINYFDKNSLEGLLSRCGFTTCHSEVSFPMELFLLMGKNYLDDPKLGRECHAMRKQLELNLTKSGNRDFLDKIYGCFAEAGMGRTVLVIAQKNTEQE; encoded by the coding sequence GTGAGTGATAAAAAAAGCTGGAAAGAACACGAAGGAACAGTCCTGCACAGCGTGGAAGATTTTGATGTGATAGACTGCGAACTTTGCGGTTTCAAACACATCATTCCTATCCCGGATGAGGATGAACTTCGTGAAATTTACAAGCACGATTATCATGTAAAAGATAAACCTCTCATGCTTGAGCATCAGCTTGAAGACAGAGAATGGCTGGACAGCATTAATGATGCACGGCTTGCAACTCTCGAAAAAATTTCAAACGGAACTGGCAGCTTTTTAGACATAGGCTCCGGTAATGGATTCCTGCTCGGTCAGGCAAAAAAACGGGGCTGGACAGTTAAAGGAATTGAGCCTTCCGATAAGGCCGCACAGTATTCCTGCTCGCAGGGACTTGATGTGGAATGCGCTGTCTTTGATCAGGAATGTGCAGATCGTCTGGATCAATTCGATGTGGTCCACTTAGGCGATGTTCTGGAGCATGTTCCGTATCCCCGCGCAATACTGAACCTCTGCAATCAGGTTTTGCGTCCGGGCGGACTTATCGCTATCGGCGTTCCAAATGAATATACTCCCGTTCAAAAAATTTTAAGCGAAGATATGAGTACACGCCCTTGGTGGGTGAATCCTCCGCATCATATTAATTATTTTGATAAAAATTCACTCGAAGGATTGCTCTCCCGTTGCGGTTTTACTACCTGTCATTCAGAAGTTTCGTTTCCGATGGAACTCTTTCTACTCATGGGTAAAAATTATCTCGATGACCCCAAGCTCGGACGAGAATGCCACGCCATGCGCAAACAACTTGAGCTGAATCTGACTAAAAGCGGAAACAGAGATTTTCTGGACAAAATATACGGCTGCTTTGCCGAGGCTGGAATGGGCCGAACCGTACTTGTGATTGCACAAAAAAATACCGAACAGGAATAA
- the pseF gene encoding pseudaminic acid cytidylyltransferase, whose product MQVAIIPARGGSKRIPKKSIRPFLGKPLIAYAIEAARESGFFDHIIVSTDSEEFAEVVKEYGAEVPFMRPAELAGDFVATAPVIEHALDWVKENLGQPERFCQFFANPFITAETLRGGYKLMREKKANCVLGVTEFAYPILRAFKLNEQGGVQYAFPEYAPSRSQDLPTFFHDAAQFYWQELTDLPPDRTEGLNLPYFLPRHMAVDIDTIEDWEIAERLYKAFVLDA is encoded by the coding sequence ATGCAGGTAGCAATCATTCCCGCTCGCGGCGGCAGCAAACGTATTCCTAAAAAATCGATCCGCCCGTTTCTGGGAAAACCTCTCATTGCCTATGCCATTGAAGCCGCCCGCGAGAGCGGCTTTTTTGATCACATCATAGTGAGCACCGACAGTGAGGAGTTTGCCGAAGTGGTGAAAGAATACGGCGCAGAAGTTCCGTTTATGCGCCCGGCAGAGCTTGCCGGAGATTTTGTTGCAACTGCTCCGGTCATAGAACACGCTCTCGACTGGGTAAAAGAAAACCTTGGTCAACCAGAAAGATTCTGCCAGTTTTTTGCAAACCCCTTTATCACAGCTGAGACTTTGCGCGGAGGCTACAAACTGATGCGCGAAAAAAAAGCAAACTGCGTTCTGGGCGTAACAGAATTTGCATATCCCATACTTCGAGCTTTTAAGCTGAACGAACAAGGCGGAGTGCAATACGCATTCCCCGAATATGCACCAAGTAGATCTCAGGATTTACCGACATTCTTTCATGATGCGGCGCAATTTTACTGGCAGGAATTAACTGACCTTCCTCCCGACAGAACTGAAGGTCTGAATCTGCCCTACTTCCTGCCCCGCCACATGGCCGTGGACATTGACACAATTGAAGATTGGGAAATTGCCGAGCGGCTATACAAGGCTTTCGTCCTCGATGCGTAA
- a CDS encoding NTP transferase domain-containing protein translates to MKAVILAAGIGSRLSRPFPKSLSVLPYGETILGRQVRILKDLGVNEIIIVVGFKMTLIMENFPEVYYKYNPNYYITNTSKSLLCAIEDLDDDILWMNGDVVFDKAIIREVLSIKDDSFVCVDCKSCGEEEVKYTRDDQGYINEISKEVVNAEGEAVGINMILKKDLKTYAEALRKCDDNDYFEKGIEMIIHDGVKIKPVDISNYKCIEVDFEEDWVSAQASFQTRDNK, encoded by the coding sequence ATGAAAGCAGTCATCCTTGCAGCAGGTATCGGCAGTCGGCTCAGCAGACCTTTCCCGAAATCTCTTTCAGTTCTGCCTTACGGAGAAACCATTCTCGGTAGACAGGTCAGAATTCTCAAAGATCTGGGAGTAAATGAAATCATCATTGTCGTGGGTTTTAAGATGACCCTGATCATGGAAAATTTCCCCGAAGTCTACTACAAATACAATCCCAACTACTACATCACCAATACCTCCAAGAGCCTCCTTTGCGCCATTGAAGATCTGGATGATGACATTCTTTGGATGAACGGGGATGTTGTTTTTGATAAAGCAATTATTCGCGAAGTTTTAAGTATTAAAGATGACAGCTTTGTCTGTGTTGATTGCAAATCCTGCGGCGAAGAAGAAGTCAAATATACTCGCGACGATCAAGGTTACATCAATGAAATTTCTAAAGAAGTCGTAAACGCGGAAGGCGAAGCGGTCGGTATAAACATGATCCTCAAAAAGGATCTCAAGACTTACGCCGAAGCACTGCGCAAATGTGACGACAACGACTACTTCGAAAAAGGCATTGAAATGATTATTCATGACGGTGTTAAAATTAAGCCCGTAGATATCTCTAATTACAAGTGTATTGAAGTTGATTTCGAAGAAGACTGGGTTTCCGCACAGGCATCTTTCCAAACACGCGATAACAAATAA
- a CDS encoding SDR family NAD(P)-dependent oxidoreductase, with protein sequence MNRLKNKIALVTGGGRGIGKAISSKLAENGAEVILTWVSDRKSADETVNSIIANGGKARTLQLEVCDEASVDAVVANIAEKEGRLDILVNNAGINNPTDFDKITSDDWDKILGVNLKGPFLCTQRCLELLKKSNAGSIINIGSVSGQYGGPRTAHYAASKAGLISLGQVAARFGAEWNIRCNTISAGLIASEMADAGLKDPAVQKAAENVLMKRFGGTSEVADTVVYLASDDSSYITAQTINVNGGLYF encoded by the coding sequence ATGAATAGATTGAAAAACAAAATAGCTTTGGTCACAGGCGGCGGACGGGGAATAGGTAAAGCTATCAGTTCCAAACTGGCTGAAAACGGTGCAGAAGTAATTCTCACATGGGTATCAGACCGCAAAAGTGCAGATGAAACCGTCAACTCAATCATTGCAAACGGCGGCAAAGCCCGCACTCTCCAACTTGAAGTCTGTGACGAAGCTTCTGTCGACGCAGTTGTTGCTAATATCGCTGAAAAAGAGGGACGACTGGATATTCTGGTCAATAATGCCGGAATTAATAACCCAACCGACTTTGATAAAATAACTTCTGATGACTGGGATAAAATTTTAGGGGTAAACCTCAAAGGCCCGTTCCTTTGCACTCAGCGTTGCCTTGAACTTCTCAAAAAAAGTAATGCCGGAAGCATAATCAATATAGGTTCGGTCAGCGGTCAATACGGCGGACCACGTACAGCTCACTATGCGGCAAGCAAAGCCGGACTTATCTCCCTTGGGCAAGTTGCCGCCAGATTCGGTGCAGAGTGGAATATCCGATGCAACACAATATCCGCAGGCCTCATTGCTTCCGAAATGGCCGATGCAGGGCTTAAAGATCCGGCTGTTCAGAAAGCGGCTGAAAATGTGCTCATGAAAAGATTCGGTGGAACTTCTGAAGTTGCCGACACCGTAGTATATCTGGCTTCCGATGATTCATCATACATCACAGCGCAGACAATTAACGTCAACGGCGGCCTTTATTTTTAA
- a CDS encoding transketolase: MSKYDELKNFAAELRKSIIIMNCHAGSGHPGGSLSCVEIISWLYCNEMNYCTGNMNNPARDRFILSKGHSCLSLYAALAEKGFFSKEEFKTLRHAGGMLQGHPDRIKTPGVEFNSGSLGQGFSFAIGCALGAKRAGRKNRTYTLLGDGELNEGQIWEGCMFAAHHNLDNMVAIVDYNKFQSDDLNTNITALEPLNDKFKAFGWHVIEIDGHDFREIDNAFGRARTMAGKPTMIIAHTVKGKGISYMENVPKWHGSLCPTGKERECAMRECGCEDLI; this comes from the coding sequence GTGTCCAAATATGACGAACTTAAAAACTTTGCTGCCGAACTGAGAAAGTCAATCATCATAATGAATTGCCATGCAGGATCAGGACATCCCGGCGGTTCACTGTCGTGTGTTGAAATCATCAGCTGGCTTTATTGCAACGAGATGAACTACTGCACGGGAAATATGAATAATCCTGCACGTGACCGGTTCATACTATCCAAAGGACACTCCTGCCTTTCTCTTTATGCGGCTCTTGCTGAAAAAGGATTCTTCTCCAAAGAAGAATTCAAAACTCTGCGCCATGCCGGGGGAATGCTGCAAGGTCATCCCGACCGGATCAAAACTCCCGGAGTGGAATTCAACTCAGGCTCACTTGGTCAGGGTTTTTCCTTTGCTATCGGATGCGCCCTTGGAGCCAAAAGAGCAGGCAGAAAAAACCGCACATACACCCTGCTCGGTGACGGCGAATTAAATGAAGGTCAGATATGGGAAGGCTGCATGTTCGCTGCTCATCATAATCTGGACAACATGGTTGCCATCGTTGATTACAACAAATTTCAAAGTGATGATCTGAACACCAATATTACCGCCCTCGAACCTTTGAACGATAAATTCAAAGCGTTCGGATGGCATGTAATTGAAATTGACGGTCACGATTTCCGAGAAATTGATAACGCATTCGGACGAGCAAGAACTATGGCCGGAAAACCGACCATGATTATAGCCCACACAGTTAAGGGAAAAGGAATTTCGTACATGGAAAATGTGCCGAAATGGCACGGCAGCCTCTGCCCCACCGGAAAAGAAAGAGAATGTGCCATGCGTGAATGTGGCTGCGAGGATCTGATATAA
- a CDS encoding transketolase family protein — MENMRDAFGKILTELAGQRDDFVVLDADVAGGTGTYHFREAYPDRFIQCGIAEQNMFSMAAGLAESGIIPIVTCYAVFASMRALEQARNSIAYPEFNVKIAASHLGLDVGPDGATHQALEDIAIYRSIPKMSVVSPADPIELKALMPYLLDNTGPLYLRTGRSPLPNVFDENTFFEHGKAHVLREGNDATIMAVGVMVHRALKAAEHLAKEGISCRVLNMSWLKPMDEAAVIKAAKETGAIVTCEDHNKYGGLGGAVMEIVCENVPVPVERVAVNDIFGASGEPEDLAKEYGLTSEDIVKAVHRTLTRKR; from the coding sequence ATGGAAAATATGAGAGACGCGTTCGGGAAAATACTTACCGAACTTGCCGGACAACGCGATGACTTCGTTGTTCTTGATGCTGACGTTGCGGGCGGAACTGGAACTTATCATTTCCGCGAAGCATATCCTGACAGATTTATTCAATGCGGAATCGCAGAGCAAAACATGTTCTCAATGGCCGCAGGTCTTGCGGAATCAGGGATTATCCCGATTGTTACCTGTTACGCTGTTTTTGCATCCATGCGGGCACTGGAACAAGCCAGAAACTCAATAGCCTACCCTGAATTCAATGTAAAAATTGCCGCCAGCCATCTAGGACTGGATGTAGGCCCGGACGGAGCAACCCATCAGGCTCTTGAAGATATAGCCATATATCGCAGCATCCCCAAAATGAGCGTTGTCTCACCTGCCGACCCGATAGAACTTAAAGCACTGATGCCATATCTGCTCGACAATACAGGGCCGTTATACCTGCGAACCGGACGCAGTCCGCTGCCTAATGTTTTTGACGAAAATACATTTTTTGAACACGGCAAAGCCCACGTTCTCCGCGAAGGAAACGATGCCACAATAATGGCTGTCGGAGTCATGGTTCACCGCGCACTTAAAGCCGCAGAACATCTCGCGAAAGAAGGTATATCATGCCGCGTATTGAACATGTCATGGCTTAAACCTATGGACGAAGCGGCTGTCATCAAGGCCGCAAAAGAAACAGGCGCAATAGTTACTTGCGAAGATCACAACAAGTACGGTGGACTCGGCGGGGCTGTGATGGAAATAGTTTGCGAAAACGTTCCGGTTCCTGTTGAACGAGTGGCTGTGAATGACATTTTCGGTGCATCTGGCGAGCCGGAAGATCTGGCTAAAGAATACGGCCTTACATCCGAAGATATTGTTAAAGCAGTTCACAGGACTTTGACCCGCAAGAGATAA
- a CDS encoding CDP-glycerol glycerophosphotransferase family protein, translating into MPQNEMTKIQELASSIPKQKNLTIFFGRAGSRFMDNVKYFFLYCVKKRPELECHFMAFDRKEADILKAQGLPATWVNHPDAADIMARTGIVVSDDFHWKDQEFLWALLSGAKTVQLWHGIPLKAIGFPEINSTVNMNPEKAKHLTFVYSGYDAVVSTSPFFTEKAFAKAFKAEEFIESGYPRNDVLKRRPTKYDMINADRDLYGELVKFRKLGGKTVFFMPTFRDTGGSPFEDGAIDLMRMSEFCKKNNIMFICKFHPYLTINKVTLPENIRLMDSKSDAYPLLPLCDVLLTDYSSVYFDFLLVDNPMVFYPYDFEQYVSKNRELLFDYDSMTPGKKVMNENDLYTAFEEIMLNNIDDFVDVRQKIRDLSFSNADGLAAERLGKHVVSNYL; encoded by the coding sequence ATGCCGCAAAATGAAATGACAAAAATTCAAGAACTGGCTTCATCCATTCCCAAACAAAAGAATCTCACCATATTCTTTGGACGTGCGGGCAGTCGTTTCATGGATAATGTTAAATATTTCTTCCTTTATTGTGTGAAAAAACGACCGGAACTGGAGTGCCATTTTATGGCCTTCGACAGAAAAGAAGCTGATATTCTTAAAGCGCAGGGACTACCCGCAACATGGGTGAATCATCCTGATGCCGCGGATATTATGGCAAGAACAGGAATTGTTGTTTCCGATGATTTTCATTGGAAAGATCAAGAGTTTCTGTGGGCCTTACTCTCAGGCGCAAAAACAGTACAACTCTGGCATGGCATCCCCTTAAAAGCCATCGGCTTTCCAGAAATAAACTCCACTGTGAACATGAATCCTGAAAAAGCGAAGCATTTAACTTTCGTATACTCAGGTTATGATGCTGTGGTATCAACTTCACCATTTTTCACTGAAAAAGCTTTTGCAAAAGCATTTAAAGCCGAAGAATTTATCGAATCAGGTTACCCGCGCAACGATGTTCTCAAACGTCGCCCGACAAAATACGACATGATCAATGCCGACCGCGATCTTTATGGAGAGCTTGTAAAGTTTCGTAAGCTTGGTGGCAAAACTGTATTTTTCATGCCTACTTTCCGAGACACCGGCGGCAGCCCATTCGAAGACGGAGCCATAGACTTGATGCGCATGTCAGAATTCTGCAAAAAGAATAATATTATGTTCATCTGTAAATTTCACCCATATCTGACAATCAATAAGGTAACCCTGCCGGAAAACATCCGGTTGATGGATTCAAAAAGTGATGCATACCCGCTCCTTCCGCTTTGCGATGTTCTGCTCACAGATTATTCGTCCGTTTATTTCGATTTTCTGCTGGTTGATAACCCTATGGTTTTCTATCCATACGACTTTGAACAGTATGTCAGTAAAAACAGAGAACTGCTTTTCGATTACGACTCAATGACACCGGGCAAAAAAGTTATGAATGAGAATGATCTCTATACCGCTTTTGAAGAGATCATGCTAAATAACATTGATGATTTCGTAGATGTCAGGCAAAAAATTAGAGACTTATCTTTTAGCAATGCGGACGGTCTCGCGGCAGAAAGACTTGGTAAACATGTAGTTTCTAACTATCTCTAG